TGCCCATGATGAAGGCCGTAAGTGAAATGACCCGTCCCTATGGAATCCATACTCTGGTCAGCCTCAATCCCATCATGATAGATGGCACGGGTATGTGCGGTGGGTGCAGGGTGAGTGTTGGAGACAAGGTGAAGTTCGCCTGTGTGGATGGTCCTGAGTTTGACGGCCATGCCGTTGATTTTGATGGCCTTGCCCAGCGTCTAAATGCTTACAGGGAAGAGGAAAATGCCGCCATGGAGGATCATAAATGTCGCATGGAGACGGCCCCATAGCTGATTGAAATACTAACGCTGTAATGTCAGTAGCTTCGTACGCATGCACAAGGTACCTTGGCTGTTTGCAAGTGACATTGCAATCGTTTCGGATCAGAGTTTTGAAGGCCTGTGCGAAAGAAGCGGCAAACTGTCTGAGCCGCCACAAAGGCAGCGTGTCCAAGCCTGCTATGGTAATCAAAAAGCGTATCCTGCCTGTGGTGGTGAGTTTTTGCCGCTTCCGCACAGGGCAAGAAGCTCCCGAAAAAGATTGCGTCACGGGCAAACAGCCTGGGTGCCTGTGCATCAGCCTGAGTGATATGGGCTTTAGCAAGCGAAAATGGAACTTACAGCTACCTTCACTGGAAGAATTTACTTTACGTCATCATACCGCAAGGCGGTTCACAGGCTTTTGGCATCTGCTATGATGATGCAAAAAAAAGCCGGAGGAGAATCATGCAGGAAAAGGATAAGAAAAAAAAGGAAAGACTTCCCATGCCGGAGCAGGCAGCGGATGTCCGCCGTCATAATTTTCTTGAAGTACCTCTGGGATACACGGAAGAGATGGCAAGGGAAGAGGCCTCCCGTTGTATTCAGTGTAAAAATCCTCAGTGTGTTCAGGGATGCCCCGTGGCCGTACCCATTCCCGAATTCATCAAAGCCATAGCAGAGGATCGTTTTGCCGAAGGTATTCGTACCATCTGGGAGAAAAATGCCCTTCCTGCGGTCTGTGGCAGGGTGTGCCCCCAGGAAAGCCAGTGTGAGGGCTTGTGTATCCTTGCCAAAAAAGGCAGCCCTGTGGCCATAGGTAACCTTGAGAGGTTTCTGGCGGATTGGGAGCGGCAGAATGGCGATGGTTCCCTGCCTGAAAAAACGGCATCCACGGGGAAAAAGGTGGCTGTGGTGGGCAGTGGCCCTGCAGGCCTTACCGTGGCAGGCGATCTGGTTCTTAAAGGTCATGATGTTACCCTTTTTGAAGCCTTTCATAAGCCCGGCGGCGTTCTGATTTATGGTATTCCTGAGTTCCGCCTGCCCAAGGCCATTGTGGAGTCTGAAGTGCAGACTCTGGAAAAGCTCGGCGTCAATCTTGTCTGCAATACCGTTGTCGGGCGGGCTGTGGATGTGAAGGAACTCTTTGAAGAGGGCTTTGATGCGGTTTTTGTGGGTGTGGGAGCAGGTCTGCCCAGCTTCATGAACATCCCCGGAGAAAATCTCATCGGAGTTTATTCGGCCAATGAATATCTGACCCGTGCCAATCTCATGAAAGCCTATGATCCTGCCTATGATACCCCCATGGTTGTGGGCCGTAATGTGGTGGTGGTCGGTGGCGGCAATGTGGCCATGGATGCGGCCCGCACTGCCCTGCGCATGGGTGCAGAGTCCGTAAAAATCGTTTATCGCAGATCCAGAGAGGAAATGCCCGCCCGTCTTGAGGAATCCCACCATGCGGAGGAAGAGGGTGTGGAATTCATGCTCCTCACCAACCCCCTTCGTTTTGACGGGGATGAGAAAGGGAAACTTAAAACCGTTACCTGCAAGCGCATGGAGCTTGGTGAACCCGATGCCTCGGGCCGCAGAAGGCCGGTGCCCGTTGAGGGCTCGGATTTCACCATGGACTGTGACCTTGCCATCATTGCCGTAGGCTCAGGGGCCAACCCTCTGCTCACCAGCTCGGAACCGGAGATTCTCCTGAACCGCTGGGGAAACATTGATGCGGATCCTGAAAACGGCAAGACCACTATGCGGGGTGTATGGGCTGGTGGAGATATAGTCACCGGTGCAGCTACAGTGATCCTTGCCATGGGGGCGGGCAGAAAAGCGGCAGACAGCATGCATGATTACCTGATGCGAGGCTGGTGAAGGTGATGGAACAGGCTTTCAGGGAAATTGTTTTTGAAACAGTTCTGGGGCCTGTTGCTCTTTTTTGTGACTCCGAAGAAAAATGGCTGAAAAAACTTGTTTTTGTGGCAGAAGAAGGGGGCAGGATGTTTTCTTTTTCATCAAAAGTCCCTCTGCTGAAGGAGGCAAAAAAACAGCTTCTGGATTATCTTGCAGGCAAATGCACTCATTTTGACCTGCCTCTTCTGCCGGAAGGAAGCCCTTTTCAGCAGAGGGTATGGGAAGCGCTTTTGACCATTCCTTACGGAGAAACACGGTCTTATAAAGATATTGCTCTGGCTCTGGGGCAGCCCGGAGCTTCCCGTGCAGTGGGCAATGCCAATGGCAGAAACCCTTTGCCCCTTTTTATTCCATGTCACAGGGTCATTGCCTCAGATGGCAGCCCCGGGGGTTATAGGAGCGGACTTTTTAGAAAAGGTTTTCTTCTGGATCTGGAAGCCGGATCAAGGAGCCTGAGGACGGTAGGTATTGCCACAGTTGAGAGGAAAACAAGAGCGGGCTATGCGGTTTAATGCATAGCCCGCTCTTTGTTACAGAGCAAAGTTCAGGCCTGTTCTTTAGGGGGAAGAATCTTCTTTCTGCAGGGCATAAATATCCGGATGGGTGGCTATGGATCTTATAAACTGCTGGGTTCGCTGGGCAAGTCGGTCCTGAATAATGGTCACAGTGGCCCGCATCATTTTATAGCCTATGGTATTGTCCTTTTCAAAAAGATTCATGAGGCCTGCGCCATTTATCATAATGAGCTCTGTACTGCCGGCACTTACGGCATCAAGGCTGTAGCCTGTATTTCCCAGTATGGCGGTGAGGCCGAAGGCAGCCCCCGGTTTCAGTGTTCCGACGGTAACGGTCATGGATTTATGAAGATATTCCTCCATAAGAACGAGGCCGGATTGAACCATAAAAAAGGTTTCAGCAGTATCTTCTTTTTTGTAAATGGTTTGGCCTTCTTCAAAGTGTACTTCATGACATAGGGGTATTATTTTTTCCAGTTCTTCGTGGGTCAGCTTTTCCAGTATGGGGTAATTTTTTAGGATTTCACTTGTAATCATTCAAGGCTTCCTTTCGTGGAAGGTAAATTCCGTTGCCAGTTTGCTGCAGCCTTTCTTCAGCTGGAAGGGCGGCTTGCAGCAAGGGTGGATCAGCCTGCGAAAAAGAAAAGGATTATAAGTAAAAAAACCACAGCAGCAGCGCCCAGGCCAAGGGGTGTTGTGCCAGTGCTGTACATTGATTTGACTTTTTTTTCTGTTTTTTTATCCGTAAAGGGCCGCAGCGGGGCCAAGGTCAGTATCAGGGGGATGTTTTTGGCAAAAGCCGCCAGTTTAGGTGTCAGTTTTTCAGCAACCAGCTTTTCAGTGTTTTCATTGAGCCTGTTAAGGCTGTGGTCCATTATTGTATAAAATGCGCTGCTGCCTGCAATGAAGGCGATATCTGTATCTGCTGGTTTGATTGCTGGTTTTTCCGTGGATTTGTCTTTTTTCTTAGCAGCCTTCACCATGAGAACAAAAAGCCATACCCCCACAGCCATTACGAGGAGCTGTTTGCCAAGATGTTTGAGGGTATAGGGGGTGTAGTCCATTGTATGGGGAAGTATGCGGTAAAGGGCATCGGGGAAAAAACCCAGATAAAAGGACATTAGAGCTGTGAGACCCATGGCAATGAGCATACAGGCAGGGGCTTCTTTTGCAGATGGTTCACTGGGCGTGTCTTTGCCTCCAAACCAGATGTAGTAAGGAAGTTTCAGTCCTACGGAAATCCAGGTGCCAAGACTGGACAGAAGAAGCATGATCCAGAGAATGTTTCTTCCTGAATAGTCTGCTGCTGAAAGGATGATATCTTTGGAAATGAATCCTGAGGTCAGGGGCGCTGCGGATATGGAAATGCCTCCCACAATTGTGAATGCAAGAGTCAGCGGCATGAGTTTGCTTAGGCCGCCCAGCTCCTTGATTTTTACACTGCCTGCCATCTGGAGTACAGCTCCTGCCCCCATAAACAGCAGAGTTTTGTATATGACATTGGTATAGGCGTGGGCTACGGCACCGTTGATGGCAAGGGTGGTGCCAATGCCTACGGCGCAAACCATATATCCTATCTGGCAGACAATGTGATAGGCCAGAATCCGTCGTGCATCCGTAGTTATCAGGGCGTATATGACACCATATACGGCCATGAAGGCGCCGATGATGGCAAGAATGTCAAATCCGGGAAAGGCCCGACAGAGAACATATACAGCAGTTTTTGTTGTAAAGGCACTTAAGAATACCGCCCCTGTAACCGTTGCTTCAGGGTATGCATCCGGAAGCCAGGCATGGAGGGGAGGAGCGGCGGCATTGACTAGAAATCCTGCCATTATGAGATATTCGGCAAGTCCTGCCTGATCCGGATGAAAACGGGTAAAGGAAAGATCTCCACCCGTGGCCTGGTAGTGGATAATAATGCCAGCCAGAAGAATAAGCCCACCTGCAACGTGCATGAGTATGTAGTGAAAAGCTGCATCATAGGCTGTTTTGTTTTTTCTGGCAAGGATGAGAAAGGTAGAGGCGACAGCCATTATTTCCCAGAAGATGTAAAGGGAAAGCAGATCACCGGCAAAGGTGACCCCCAGCGCACCACCTGCATAGAAAAGGGCTGATATATGCTGCACATTATCCTGCAGCTTAAGTGCATACATGACGCTTAAAAAGCATATAATGGCAAAGATGATTCCAAAGGGTCTGGCAAGACTGTCCATGCGACCGAAAATAAGGTCAAAATCCATGAACTTAAGTGTCCAGTGTATGCCATCGGGCGTATTGAGAATAACGGCAAGGGCAAGCAGGGGCAGAAGCAGCATCCAGAAAGATCTGACACTTCTGGACATGAGCGGGATGAACAGAGCACCACCGATTAGAATAAGCGCAGGGGGAATGCCGCTGCCGAATAGGGTCTGGTACATGGGAGAACTCCTGTGCTTTATGTCATTGACATGGACTCATGATAGAATAAGTTTCATCCATTGCTAGCCGCCCATTATCTGCGTGACGGCAAGCTGGGTCAGCCTGAAAAAAGGCTGTGGATAAAAGAACAGGACAATGCAGCCTATGGCTGTGATGCTCAGCGGATAAAGACACCAGGGAGGTGACTCCTTGATACCTTCATCTTTGTATAAATCCTCTTCCGGTGGGCAGAAAAAGGCATTGTAGACAATGGGCAGAAAATAGGCTGCATTGAGAATGGAGCTTACCAGCAGCACCACTAAAAATGCGATCTGTCCGGATTCCAGGGTACCGATGACCAGATACCACTTGGAAAGAAAGCCACCTGTGGGTGGCAGGCCTATTACGGAAAGGGCTCCGATGAAAAAGGCTGCCATGGTAATGGGCATGCGCCTGCCTATACCCTTCATCTGGCTTATGTATTTTTTTCCTGAGGCAACAAAAATAGCACCTGCACAGAAAAAGAGGGTTATTTTTCCAAATGCATGCATGGTGATATGCATCATGGCACCTTGAAGGGCTGCAGGGGTTAGCAGGGCTACGCCTAATATAATGTAGGAGAGCTGGCCCACCGTGGAAAAGGCCAGTCGTCTTTTAAGCTCATTCTGGCTCAAGGCCATCAGTGAGGAAACCAGTATGGTTATGCTGGCAAGTATAGCAATTATGGTGCCAATGCCAGCATCGGAAAGGGGGCTGGTGCCAAGGGTCCCGGTGAGAGCCCGGAATACGCAGAAAACCCCCACCTTTACAACAGCAACTGCGTGGAGCAGTGCGCTGACAGGCGTGGGTGCCACCATGGCTACGGGGAGCCAGGAGTGAAGGGGCATGATACCTGCCTTGGCAAAGCCGAAGGTAAGCATCAGGGCCAGTACCAGCAGGGTGCTTTTGCCGGTCTCAGGGGAAAGAACTCCCCCTGCGGTGAAGTCCAGAGTTCCGGCCTGGACATAGACATAAAGCATCGCCGGGAATGCCAGAAGTACAGATGCGCCGAGAAGATAGGCTATATATTTTCTGCCTGATACCCTTCCTTCATGATCCTGGTTATGGGCAACAAGGGGGTAGGTGGCAAAGCTCAGCATCTCATAGAAAAGATACATGGTTAAGAGGTTGGCTGAGAAGGCAACACCTATGGTGGCGGAAAGAGAGATGGCAAAAAAGCTGAAGTAACGGGTCTGGCTGTGTTCGTCAAGGCCCCTCATATAACCAATGGAGTAAGCGGAGGTTACTATCCAGAGGGAAGATGAGACCAGAGCGAAAAGCATACCAAAGGCATCCACCCTGAGGGCTATGGGTACGCCGGGAATTACTTCGGCAATGGTGAAATGTATGGTTCCACCCTGAAGGATGAAGGGAGCCATGGAAATAACGAGGCCAAATTTTATAAAGGCGGCTGCAAAAGTCCAGGCCTCTCTGGCATTTATATTTTTGCTGGATACAATGGCCGGGACGACTGCCAGCGACACCAGAAGTGCAAGGAGAGGCGTTATGCTGTATAAGGTTTCCATATTCAGAGTACCTGTCCGGGAATCGTCGGGTTAATAAAAAGGTTTACAATGCCTCCTGTTAAAAAGCCCAGTGCCAGGAGGGTCAGTGCCACAATAATAAGGGGGATTACCATGGATAAACGAGCTTCAGCCATTGCAAGGACGGGAGGTCCGTGGTGACCATGATCCCTGTTGTCATGTTCTTTGGAGTAGTGGTCGCAGGTGTCGTCCGGTGTTTCAAAGAAAGCAATTTCAAAAACTTTGAAAAATAGAATGGCGTTGATTATGCTGGCGGAAAGCAGGGCGACTACAAAACCCCAGTGCCCGGCTTCGATACCGCCTGATATGAGATACCATTTGCTGAAAAAACCGCAGGTGGGTGGAATGCCTATGATTGCAAGGCCGGCAATGACCAGTGCTCCCATGGAAAAGGGCATGGTCTGGAAGAGCCCCTTGAGATCTGAGAAGGCATCTGCACCTTTTTTTGCACGTATGTTGGCGGCTACCATGAATACGCAGAGGGTCATGGCGGCATCATTGACAATGTGGAGCATGGCTCCTGTCATGCCAGCCCTGTTACCCAGCCAGAAGCCACCCACCATATAAGCGACTTCAACAATAATGATGTAGGTGAGCATTCTTTTGAAGCTTTTCTGGGCAAGGGCCATGAAGGCACCCGCAAAGATACCGATGGTGGCAAGCCAGACCATGGCGTCGGCAATTATTCCCGTTTCAAAGGCCAGAGAAAGCGGGAAAACTGACAGAACAAGCCTGATCATGATGTAGATGCTGACCTTGGTTGTCAGGGCTGCCATAACATTGGTGGTGGCATCCGGAGCGTAGGTGTAGGCATTGGGAAGCCAGCCATGAACCGGGAATGCTGCCATTTTAGCCAAAACACCTGTGATGCAGAGGGCAAAGGCCATGGTGATGGTTGGGTTGGGTCCCATATCCTGAAGGATGATGGCAATATCCGTCATGTTCAGGGAACCTGTGGCAATGTAGATGTAGGCTACACCCATGAGGTAAAAACTTGCCCCTATGGTGCCCATCAGGAGATAGTTCAGTGCAGCAAAGGGTGCCCGGTTGTGTCCCATACCTATAAGTGCATAGGCAGAAAGGGATGCAATTTCCAGAAGAACATAAAGATTGAATAAATCCTCTGTTGCAACCATGCCTGCAAGGCCGGATACAAAGAACACATAAAGTGCATACCAGGCAGGGGTCTTTTCGGCAAAATCCTTTTCAGCCTTTGTCTTTGATGCCACAAGATTGATAAGGGCTACGGCCATTATGGTTACAAGGATAATGGCACTGAAGGTGTCGATGCGGTAGGCGATACCAAAGGGGGGTATCCATCCTGCCATATGATAAACCAGAATTTCGCCCTTTGCCGTTGTGATGAGCATATGCACTGCGGCAGCAAGACCTGAAACAAGGCCAAT
This is a stretch of genomic DNA from Desulfobotulus mexicanus. It encodes these proteins:
- the gltA gene encoding NADPH-dependent glutamate synthase, whose product is MQEKDKKKKERLPMPEQAADVRRHNFLEVPLGYTEEMAREEASRCIQCKNPQCVQGCPVAVPIPEFIKAIAEDRFAEGIRTIWEKNALPAVCGRVCPQESQCEGLCILAKKGSPVAIGNLERFLADWERQNGDGSLPEKTASTGKKVAVVGSGPAGLTVAGDLVLKGHDVTLFEAFHKPGGVLIYGIPEFRLPKAIVESEVQTLEKLGVNLVCNTVVGRAVDVKELFEEGFDAVFVGVGAGLPSFMNIPGENLIGVYSANEYLTRANLMKAYDPAYDTPMVVGRNVVVVGGGNVAMDAARTALRMGAESVKIVYRRSREEMPARLEESHHAEEEGVEFMLLTNPLRFDGDEKGKLKTVTCKRMELGEPDASGRRRPVPVEGSDFTMDCDLAIIAVGSGANPLLTSSEPEILLNRWGNIDADPENGKTTMRGVWAGGDIVTGAATVILAMGAGRKAADSMHDYLMRGW
- a CDS encoding methylated-DNA--[protein]-cysteine S-methyltransferase, encoding MEQAFREIVFETVLGPVALFCDSEEKWLKKLVFVAEEGGRMFSFSSKVPLLKEAKKQLLDYLAGKCTHFDLPLLPEGSPFQQRVWEALLTIPYGETRSYKDIALALGQPGASRAVGNANGRNPLPLFIPCHRVIASDGSPGGYRSGLFRKGFLLDLEAGSRSLRTVGIATVERKTRAGYAV
- a CDS encoding Crp/Fnr family transcriptional regulator; the encoded protein is MITSEILKNYPILEKLTHEELEKIIPLCHEVHFEEGQTIYKKEDTAETFFMVQSGLVLMEEYLHKSMTVTVGTLKPGAAFGLTAILGNTGYSLDAVSAGSTELIMINGAGLMNLFEKDNTIGYKMMRATVTIIQDRLAQRTQQFIRSIATHPDIYALQKEDSSP
- a CDS encoding Na(+)/H(+) antiporter subunit D; translated protein: MYQTLFGSGIPPALILIGGALFIPLMSRSVRSFWMLLLPLLALAVILNTPDGIHWTLKFMDFDLIFGRMDSLARPFGIIFAIICFLSVMYALKLQDNVQHISALFYAGGALGVTFAGDLLSLYIFWEIMAVASTFLILARKNKTAYDAAFHYILMHVAGGLILLAGIIIHYQATGGDLSFTRFHPDQAGLAEYLIMAGFLVNAAAPPLHAWLPDAYPEATVTGAVFLSAFTTKTAVYVLCRAFPGFDILAIIGAFMAVYGVIYALITTDARRILAYHIVCQIGYMVCAVGIGTTLAINGAVAHAYTNVIYKTLLFMGAGAVLQMAGSVKIKELGGLSKLMPLTLAFTIVGGISISAAPLTSGFISKDIILSAADYSGRNILWIMLLLSSLGTWISVGLKLPYYIWFGGKDTPSEPSAKEAPACMLIAMGLTALMSFYLGFFPDALYRILPHTMDYTPYTLKHLGKQLLVMAVGVWLFVLMVKAAKKKDKSTEKPAIKPADTDIAFIAGSSAFYTIMDHSLNRLNENTEKLVAEKLTPKLAAFAKNIPLILTLAPLRPFTDKKTEKKVKSMYSTGTTPLGLGAAAVVFLLIILFFFAG
- a CDS encoding monovalent cation/H+ antiporter subunit D family protein; its protein translation is METLYSITPLLALLVSLAVVPAIVSSKNINAREAWTFAAAFIKFGLVISMAPFILQGGTIHFTIAEVIPGVPIALRVDAFGMLFALVSSSLWIVTSAYSIGYMRGLDEHSQTRYFSFFAISLSATIGVAFSANLLTMYLFYEMLSFATYPLVAHNQDHEGRVSGRKYIAYLLGASVLLAFPAMLYVYVQAGTLDFTAGGVLSPETGKSTLLVLALMLTFGFAKAGIMPLHSWLPVAMVAPTPVSALLHAVAVVKVGVFCVFRALTGTLGTSPLSDAGIGTIIAILASITILVSSLMALSQNELKRRLAFSTVGQLSYIILGVALLTPAALQGAMMHITMHAFGKITLFFCAGAIFVASGKKYISQMKGIGRRMPITMAAFFIGALSVIGLPPTGGFLSKWYLVIGTLESGQIAFLVVLLVSSILNAAYFLPIVYNAFFCPPEEDLYKDEGIKESPPWCLYPLSITAIGCIVLFFYPQPFFRLTQLAVTQIMGG
- a CDS encoding complex I subunit 5 family protein, yielding MMEFSQHSPVLVVMAPFLWGMASAAAGWANRKWAFPLALIGLVSGLAAAVHMLITTAKGEILVYHMAGWIPPFGIAYRIDTFSAIILVTIMAVALINLVASKTKAEKDFAEKTPAWYALYVFFVSGLAGMVATEDLFNLYVLLEIASLSAYALIGMGHNRAPFAALNYLLMGTIGASFYLMGVAYIYIATGSLNMTDIAIILQDMGPNPTITMAFALCITGVLAKMAAFPVHGWLPNAYTYAPDATTNVMAALTTKVSIYIMIRLVLSVFPLSLAFETGIIADAMVWLATIGIFAGAFMALAQKSFKRMLTYIIIVEVAYMVGGFWLGNRAGMTGAMLHIVNDAAMTLCVFMVAANIRAKKGADAFSDLKGLFQTMPFSMGALVIAGLAIIGIPPTCGFFSKWYLISGGIEAGHWGFVVALLSASIINAILFFKVFEIAFFETPDDTCDHYSKEHDNRDHGHHGPPVLAMAEARLSMVIPLIIVALTLLALGFLTGGIVNLFINPTIPGQVL